One segment of Sandaracinaceae bacterium DNA contains the following:
- a CDS encoding NADPH:quinone oxidoreductase family protein, protein MMMETLDGPSALVRREDDCPTPGPGEVLVAVRAAGCNFFDTLITRGQYQVKPPLPFAPGAELAGDVLALGEGVTSLAVGDRVAGLLDYGAYASHVVLPAERVFRMPDEMSYDVGAAMGIVYQTSYFALRYRANLQPGETLLVHAAAGGVGLAAVQIGRALGARVIGTAGSDDKLALAREHGAEHAFTYRDDAWKDAVLELTGGRGADVIYDPVGGDTFDLSTKCIAFSGRILVIGFAGGRIPTLAMNRVLLKNFSVVGLHWGAYFKHDPALIGQAQAELFELYRAGKIAPLVTSTYALEDAAKALEDLGGRNTLGKVVLHP, encoded by the coding sequence ATGATGATGGAAACGCTCGACGGCCCCAGCGCCCTCGTGCGCCGTGAAGACGACTGCCCCACGCCAGGGCCCGGTGAGGTGCTCGTGGCCGTACGCGCGGCCGGCTGCAACTTCTTCGACACGCTCATCACGCGCGGTCAGTACCAGGTGAAGCCGCCGCTGCCCTTCGCGCCCGGCGCCGAGCTGGCGGGCGACGTGCTAGCGCTGGGCGAAGGCGTGACCAGCCTCGCGGTGGGCGACCGCGTCGCGGGCTTGCTCGACTACGGCGCCTACGCCAGCCACGTGGTGCTCCCGGCCGAGCGCGTGTTCCGCATGCCCGACGAGATGTCCTACGACGTGGGCGCCGCGATGGGCATCGTCTACCAGACCTCGTACTTCGCGCTTCGCTACCGCGCGAACCTGCAGCCCGGTGAGACGCTGCTGGTCCACGCAGCCGCGGGCGGTGTGGGCCTGGCGGCGGTGCAGATCGGACGCGCGCTCGGTGCGCGGGTCATCGGCACGGCGGGCAGCGACGACAAGCTGGCCCTGGCGCGTGAGCACGGCGCCGAGCACGCCTTCACCTACCGCGACGATGCTTGGAAGGATGCTGTGCTGGAGCTGACGGGTGGTCGGGGCGCCGACGTGATCTACGACCCGGTCGGCGGCGACACCTTCGACCTGTCCACCAAGTGCATCGCCTTCTCGGGGCGCATCCTGGTCATCGGCTTTGCGGGTGGGCGCATCCCCACGCTCGCCATGAACCGCGTGTTGCTCAAGAACTTCAGCGTGGTGGGCCTGCACTGGGGCGCCTACTTCAAGCACGACCCGGCGCTCATCGGGCAGGCCCAGGCAGAGCTCTTCGAGCTGTATCGCGCCGGCAAGATCGCGCCGCTGGTCACGTCCACGTACGCCCTCGAAGACGCGGCGAAGGCGCTCGAGGACCTGGGCGGGCGGAACACGCTGGGCAAGGTGGTCCTGCACCCCTGA
- a CDS encoding class I SAM-dependent methyltransferase: MSRTHLVELEDLPWFPRVLRDGGTAFLAFAERASGHGRMLVGPLEKLLDATGETRLVDLCSGGGGPAATMADELAKRGRAVTVTLTDLYPNVAAFEHVAAGSGGAVVGRREPVDATHVPADLAGVRTIFNAFHHFRLEQARGILADAVAQRQPIAVFEVVSRELPMLLGLLLTPLTVTLSMPLWRPFRWAWVLWTWLIPVMQLFVLWDGLVSWLRIYSVPELQALVADLDAPDWVWDIGTIQLGNAPLHGTYLVGYPKPPG; encoded by the coding sequence ATGAGTCGCACGCACCTCGTCGAGCTCGAAGACCTTCCGTGGTTCCCGCGCGTCCTGCGTGACGGCGGGACTGCCTTCCTGGCCTTTGCGGAGCGCGCTTCAGGCCACGGGCGCATGCTGGTGGGCCCGCTCGAGAAGCTGCTCGACGCCACGGGCGAGACCCGCCTCGTGGACCTCTGCTCCGGCGGCGGAGGGCCGGCCGCCACCATGGCGGACGAGCTTGCCAAGCGCGGGCGTGCGGTGACCGTGACGCTCACGGACCTGTACCCCAACGTCGCGGCCTTCGAGCACGTGGCGGCGGGGAGCGGTGGCGCGGTGGTGGGCCGGCGTGAGCCCGTGGACGCCACCCACGTCCCCGCAGACCTAGCGGGCGTGCGCACCATCTTCAACGCCTTCCACCACTTCCGCCTCGAGCAGGCTCGCGGCATCCTGGCCGACGCGGTCGCACAGCGGCAGCCCATCGCGGTCTTCGAGGTGGTGAGCCGCGAGCTGCCCATGCTGCTCGGCCTGTTGCTGACCCCGCTGACCGTCACGCTCTCCATGCCGCTCTGGCGCCCGTTTCGCTGGGCGTGGGTTCTCTGGACCTGGCTCATCCCGGTCATGCAGCTCTTCGTGCTGTGGGACGGCCTCGTGTCCTGGCTGCGCATCTACAGCGTGCCGGAGCTGCAAGCCCTGGTGGCCGACCTCGACGCGCCCGACTGGGTCTGGGACATCGGCACCATTCAGCTGGGCAACGCGCCGCTGCACGGGACATACCTGGTGGGCTACCCCAAGCCGCCCGGCTGA
- a CDS encoding tetratricopeptide repeat protein: MTRRLGPDGAYVALIQQARDAFRSGDRVRAEHLAREALAHDPERAAAYNLLAAVREMHGRHDAAVDLLRAGLAVEPTYEPAKQNLDRLVSHPNRVGIQLGDD; encoded by the coding sequence ATGACTCGAAGACTCGGTCCCGACGGCGCGTATGTTGCGCTCATCCAGCAGGCACGTGACGCGTTTCGCTCGGGGGACCGCGTGCGGGCAGAGCACCTGGCGCGCGAGGCCCTCGCGCATGATCCCGAGCGCGCGGCCGCCTACAACCTGCTCGCCGCCGTGCGCGAGATGCACGGACGGCACGACGCGGCGGTAGACCTCCTCCGCGCAGGCCTCGCCGTGGAGCCCACCTACGAACCCGCGAAGCAGAACCTCGACCGTTTGGTGTCGCACCCGAACCGCGTGGGAATCCAGCTCGGGGACGACTAG
- the mtnB gene encoding methylthioribulose 1-phosphate dehydratase encodes MSEPTPQRVITELSRQFYEQGWATGTGGGISVRQGGRVYMAPSGVQKERIAEDDIFELDHEGNVLRSPDKPGLKVSECSSLFYNAYRLRDAGAVLHSHSVHAVMVTLLCRDVFECTELEMIKGLAGHGYYDRVQVPIIDNTARECDLADRMAEAMEEYPRSHAVLVRRHGVYIWGRDWAHAKTQAECYHYLFEAAVRMRALGLDPAVGEPHVRVVDAAGGSR; translated from the coding sequence ATGTCCGAGCCCACCCCCCAGCGCGTCATCACCGAGCTCTCCCGGCAGTTCTACGAGCAGGGCTGGGCCACGGGCACCGGCGGCGGCATCAGCGTGCGGCAGGGGGGGCGCGTCTACATGGCCCCCAGCGGCGTCCAGAAGGAGCGCATCGCCGAGGACGACATCTTCGAGCTGGACCACGAGGGCAACGTGCTGCGGTCCCCGGACAAGCCCGGGTTGAAGGTCAGCGAGTGCAGCTCCCTCTTCTACAACGCGTACCGCTTGCGTGACGCGGGCGCGGTGCTCCACAGCCACAGCGTGCACGCGGTGATGGTCACGCTGCTCTGCCGCGACGTCTTCGAGTGCACCGAGCTCGAGATGATCAAGGGCCTCGCCGGCCACGGCTACTACGACCGCGTGCAGGTGCCCATCATCGACAACACCGCGCGCGAGTGCGACCTGGCCGACCGCATGGCCGAGGCCATGGAAGAGTATCCGCGCTCGCACGCCGTGCTGGTGCGGCGCCACGGGGTGTACATCTGGGGCCGCGACTGGGCTCACGCGAAGACGCAGGCCGAGTGCTACCACTACCTCTTCGAGGCGGCGGTGCGCATGCGCGCGCTGGGCCTGGACCCCGCCGTGGGCGAGCCCCACGTGCGCGTGGTGGACGCCGCAGGAGGAAGCCGATGA
- a CDS encoding cupin domain-containing protein, which produces MKATWLDQGTALSTPELLAHDVYYERLATQPEAYQAPLDTLKGQRGYVQQDEVALSPQTPNIDVICAKFVDEHLHDDDEVRFVLEGAGIFDIRSRDDRYMRVTVEPGDLIVVPANRHHRFMLTESKTIRCVRLFKDAGGWVPRYRAEQG; this is translated from the coding sequence ATGAAGGCCACATGGCTCGACCAGGGCACAGCGCTCAGTACACCGGAGCTGCTGGCCCACGACGTGTACTACGAGCGTCTCGCCACGCAGCCGGAGGCCTACCAGGCGCCCCTCGACACGCTCAAGGGCCAGCGCGGCTACGTGCAGCAAGACGAGGTGGCGCTCAGCCCACAGACGCCGAACATCGACGTCATTTGCGCCAAGTTCGTGGACGAGCACCTGCACGACGACGACGAGGTGCGCTTCGTGCTGGAAGGCGCGGGCATCTTCGACATCCGCTCGCGCGATGACCGCTACATGCGCGTTACGGTGGAGCCCGGCGACCTGATCGTGGTCCCGGCCAACCGTCACCACCGCTTCATGCTCACGGAGAGCAAGACCATCCGCTGCGTGCGCCTCTTCAAAGACGCAGGCGGGTGGGTGCCGCGCTACCGAGCCGAACAGGGCTGA
- a CDS encoding acetyl-CoA hydrolase/transferase family protein — MATSLHVSPVSADEAVSIVKSGDRVFVHGASATPTPLVEALCRRRDLEGVTLYHLHTTGPAPFLDPEHEGRFFSVSLFTGPAARRAIAEGRADFMPVFLSEIPGLFQSGRIPLDVALVQLSPPDRHGDCTLGTSVDTALAAAWHARHVVAELNAQMPRTLGHSVLPFHKVTRAIVTDRPLHEHPACVPNEVERRIGEIIAGLVEDGACLQMGIGAIPDAVLACLGDKHDLGVHTEMFSDGLLPLIDGGVVTNHLKKVHPGRSVTSFVTGSRRLFDFVDDNVRVEFHPCDRTNDPALIAKNDKVTAINSALEVDLSGQVCADSIGAAIFSGIGGQMDFIRAAARSRGGLPIIALPSTAKGGTLSRIRATLTPGAGVVTSRGHVRWVVTEYGAVELHGATLRERAERLIGIAHPDFRAELRREFAELRHVVLG; from the coding sequence ATGGCCACCTCCCTGCACGTCTCTCCGGTCTCCGCCGACGAAGCCGTCTCCATCGTGAAGAGCGGCGACCGTGTCTTCGTGCACGGCGCCTCCGCCACGCCCACGCCGCTGGTCGAGGCGCTCTGCCGCCGCCGTGACCTCGAGGGCGTGACCCTCTACCACCTGCACACCACGGGGCCGGCGCCCTTCCTGGACCCTGAGCACGAGGGGCGCTTCTTCTCCGTGTCGCTCTTCACCGGGCCAGCCGCGCGCCGCGCCATCGCCGAGGGGCGGGCCGACTTCATGCCGGTGTTCCTGTCGGAGATCCCCGGCCTCTTCCAGAGCGGCCGCATCCCGCTCGACGTGGCGCTGGTGCAGCTCTCGCCTCCGGACCGGCACGGTGACTGCACGCTCGGCACCTCGGTGGACACAGCGCTCGCCGCGGCGTGGCACGCCCGCCACGTGGTCGCCGAGCTGAACGCGCAGATGCCGCGCACGCTGGGGCACTCGGTGCTCCCCTTTCACAAGGTCACGCGCGCCATCGTCACGGACCGGCCCCTGCACGAGCACCCAGCCTGCGTGCCCAACGAGGTGGAGCGCCGCATCGGCGAGATCATCGCCGGGCTGGTGGAAGACGGGGCGTGCCTGCAGATGGGCATCGGCGCCATCCCCGACGCAGTCCTCGCATGCCTGGGGGACAAGCACGACCTGGGCGTGCACACCGAGATGTTCTCGGACGGGCTGCTGCCGCTGATCGACGGCGGGGTGGTCACCAATCACCTCAAGAAGGTGCACCCCGGCCGCAGCGTGACCTCGTTCGTGACGGGCAGCCGGCGCCTGTTCGACTTCGTGGACGACAACGTGCGGGTGGAGTTCCACCCCTGCGACCGCACCAACGACCCCGCGCTCATCGCCAAGAACGACAAGGTGACCGCCATCAACTCCGCGCTCGAGGTGGACCTCAGCGGGCAGGTGTGCGCGGACTCCATCGGTGCGGCCATCTTCTCGGGCATCGGCGGGCAGATGGACTTCATCCGCGCGGCCGCTCGCTCGCGCGGGGGCCTGCCCATCATCGCGCTCCCATCCACGGCCAAGGGCGGCACGCTCTCGCGCATTCGCGCCACGCTCACGCCCGGCGCCGGCGTGGTGACCAGCCGCGGCCACGTGCGCTGGGTGGTCACCGAGTACGGGGCAGTGGAGCTCCACGGGGCCACGCTGCGCGAGCGCGCCGAGCGCCTGATAGGCATCGCCCACCCGGACTTCCGCGCCGAGCTCCGGCGGGAGTTCGCGGAGCTCCGCCACGTGGTGCTGGGGTAG
- a CDS encoding alpha/beta hydrolase produces the protein MTPRAPRRSGVRPLGPRAVVRTLRTLAAPDHFEAIAPCEVGVPFRALRGRGITPLMDIYRPRDPRSSASVVLVHGGGFVIGSRRMKAMRFLSSRLVAAGLTVASVDYRLIFRGGGLTEALDDVSAGIDFWRSRAPREGLDPERISLVGLSAGGALAYLAAAQEPTVHRLACCFGAYEVDQIEGPLGRVLPPLLFRTPDRAAWASRSPRHAAQPTIPTLLLHGTDDDLIPVQQAERLAATRESLGLPTRLVVYPGAPHGFFNLPVPAAEEGARELIAHVS, from the coding sequence GTGACCCCCCGCGCCCCACGTCGCTCGGGTGTGCGCCCGCTCGGGCCCCGGGCTGTCGTTCGCACGCTGCGCACGCTGGCCGCGCCGGACCACTTCGAGGCCATCGCCCCATGCGAGGTGGGCGTGCCGTTCCGCGCGCTGCGGGGTCGGGGCATCACGCCGCTGATGGACATCTACCGCCCACGTGACCCGCGCAGCAGCGCCTCGGTCGTGCTGGTGCACGGCGGGGGCTTCGTGATCGGGTCGCGCCGCATGAAGGCCATGCGCTTCCTGTCTTCGCGCCTGGTCGCAGCGGGGCTCACCGTGGCGTCCGTGGACTACCGCCTCATCTTCCGGGGCGGAGGCCTCACGGAGGCCCTCGATGACGTGTCCGCGGGCATCGACTTCTGGCGGTCGCGGGCGCCTCGAGAGGGGCTCGACCCGGAGCGCATCTCGCTGGTGGGGCTCTCGGCGGGCGGCGCGCTGGCCTACCTCGCCGCCGCGCAGGAGCCCACGGTGCACCGCCTGGCGTGCTGCTTCGGCGCCTATGAGGTGGACCAGATCGAGGGGCCCCTCGGGCGCGTGCTGCCGCCCCTACTCTTCCGCACGCCGGACCGTGCGGCGTGGGCGTCACGGTCGCCGCGTCACGCCGCGCAGCCCACCATCCCCACCCTGCTCCTGCACGGCACCGACGACGATCTCATCCCCGTCCAGCAGGCCGAACGGCTCGCGGCGACGCGTGAGTCGCTGGGGCTCCCCACGCGCTTGGTGGTCTATCCGGGCGCACCCCACGGCTTCTTCAACTTGCCAGTCCCGGCCGCCGAAGAGGGCGCGCGGGAGCTCATCGCGCACGTCTCCTGA
- a CDS encoding L,D-transpeptidase → MNREGSVVVTGKQHRPFWVASLGALASLAVTSLAVAPWDAGAQATMAAVAPAVLPAGTRSVEAVRSLIVRMGPQPAAAIRGRVRGETRLPARTAIRTTDRCGYWVAVGIDAWACGTEVRPSTREPEGRPFPSVGRRGLLPHSYLIVPDGGVDAYRSEEAARTRVPAERLPGGWMRRVFSVPGGDLVRTSDGLFMHRDEVRRLGGSPFQGVELATPERLTTLGFVARDRVRTLNANRRQQRTLTRLAALEITGEPEPGVLLLSDGQRVAARDVVRPRRAARPAAVAATERWIDVDVGTQTMVVYEGDRPVYATLVSSGRRERDHDTPLGEFRIWVKVGETTMDDIGNADAAEDYSVEAVPWVQYFDGSIAFHAAYWHRRFGNRMSHGCVNLSPKDARWLYGFTSPTVPDGWVAVHPTDNERGTFVRVRDSAG, encoded by the coding sequence ATGAACAGAGAAGGCAGCGTGGTGGTCACAGGGAAACAACATCGTCCGTTCTGGGTCGCGTCACTGGGGGCGCTCGCGTCGCTTGCCGTCACGTCGCTGGCGGTGGCGCCCTGGGACGCCGGCGCGCAGGCCACCATGGCCGCCGTGGCGCCCGCCGTCCTGCCTGCGGGCACGCGCTCGGTCGAGGCCGTGCGAAGCCTGATCGTGCGCATGGGTCCGCAGCCCGCCGCGGCGATTCGGGGCCGTGTGCGCGGCGAGACACGCTTGCCGGCCCGCACCGCCATTCGGACCACGGACCGCTGCGGCTACTGGGTGGCCGTGGGCATCGACGCGTGGGCCTGCGGCACCGAGGTCCGCCCCAGCACGCGCGAGCCCGAGGGACGCCCGTTCCCCTCGGTGGGCCGACGCGGCCTGCTTCCGCACAGCTACCTCATCGTGCCGGACGGCGGCGTGGACGCGTACCGCAGCGAGGAGGCAGCGCGCACACGTGTGCCAGCGGAGCGGCTCCCCGGGGGCTGGATGCGCCGTGTCTTCAGCGTGCCGGGTGGAGACCTGGTGCGCACCAGCGACGGCCTCTTCATGCACCGCGACGAGGTCAGGCGCCTGGGCGGCTCACCCTTTCAGGGGGTCGAGCTCGCGACTCCGGAGCGGCTCACCACGCTCGGCTTCGTGGCCCGCGACCGGGTCCGCACGCTGAACGCCAACCGCCGGCAGCAGCGCACGCTCACGCGTCTGGCGGCGCTCGAGATCACCGGCGAGCCCGAGCCGGGTGTGCTCCTGCTGTCCGACGGGCAGCGCGTGGCCGCCCGCGACGTGGTGCGCCCACGCCGTGCTGCGCGCCCTGCCGCGGTGGCGGCCACCGAGCGCTGGATCGATGTCGACGTGGGCACCCAGACCATGGTGGTCTACGAAGGCGACCGTCCGGTCTATGCGACGCTGGTCTCCTCGGGGCGCCGCGAACGCGACCACGACACGCCGCTCGGTGAGTTCCGCATCTGGGTGAAGGTGGGCGAGACCACCATGGACGACATCGGCAACGCCGACGCCGCCGAGGACTACTCCGTGGAGGCCGTGCCCTGGGTGCAGTACTTCGACGGCTCCATCGCGTTCCACGCGGCGTACTGGCATCGCCGCTTCGGCAACCGCATGAGCCACGGCTGCGTGAACCTCTCGCCCAAGGACGCCCGCTGGCTGTATGGCTTCACCTCGCCCACGGTCCCGGATGGCTGGGTGGCGGTGCACCCCACGGACAACGAGCGCGGCACCTTCGTGCGCGTCCGCGATAGCGCCGGCTGA
- a CDS encoding beta-lactamase family protein codes for MKDAMAKIWRRVRIDDPDSVTRRAGDEVDPRSVGLSEADVEAIWSAVVRLYKTAIHPGIAICVRRRGQVVLHRTIGHARGNGPDDPHNGVKVQATPDTLWNFFSGSKAITAVLVHMLHERELIHIDEPVATFIPEFAKNGKHRITISDVLTHRSGIPNIPSDLVDLDILHDRERVANIVCELKPRSKPGREVAYHAVTGGFILGEILHRVTGNDIREFMRTEVSGKLGFDHLNYGVPESRLSEVAIEAFTGPIPTWPHKNLLENALGFDMPTLVNFANDPRFRTGIMPAGNCMGTANEVCQFFEMLRAGGELNGVRICSEDTVRRATAPKTRGEVDRMLMLPIPYSAGFMLGSDLVGFYGPKTGKAYGHLGFTNVLGWADPERDLSVALMNNGKPLIALELLAWLDVMRTISMRVPRDGVAIRG; via the coding sequence GTGAAAGACGCGATGGCGAAGATCTGGCGCCGCGTCAGGATCGACGATCCTGACTCGGTCACGCGGCGTGCAGGCGACGAGGTCGACCCCCGCTCGGTGGGGCTCTCGGAGGCCGACGTCGAGGCCATCTGGTCGGCCGTGGTGCGGCTCTACAAGACCGCCATCCACCCCGGCATCGCCATCTGCGTGCGGCGCCGCGGCCAGGTCGTGCTGCACCGCACCATCGGACACGCGCGCGGCAACGGCCCCGACGACCCGCACAACGGCGTGAAGGTGCAGGCCACGCCCGACACGCTGTGGAACTTCTTCTCGGGCAGCAAGGCCATCACCGCGGTGCTGGTGCACATGCTGCACGAGCGCGAGCTCATCCACATCGACGAGCCGGTGGCCACGTTCATCCCGGAGTTCGCGAAGAACGGGAAGCATCGCATCACCATCAGTGATGTTCTGACGCATCGCTCGGGCATCCCGAACATCCCGTCGGACCTGGTGGACCTCGACATCCTGCACGACCGCGAGCGCGTGGCGAACATCGTCTGTGAGCTCAAGCCGCGCAGCAAGCCCGGTCGCGAGGTGGCGTACCACGCCGTGACAGGCGGCTTCATCCTGGGCGAGATCCTGCATCGCGTCACGGGCAACGACATTCGTGAGTTCATGCGCACGGAGGTCAGCGGCAAGCTGGGTTTCGACCACCTGAACTACGGTGTCCCCGAGTCACGCTTGAGCGAGGTGGCCATCGAGGCCTTCACGGGGCCCATCCCAACGTGGCCGCACAAGAACCTGCTCGAGAACGCGCTCGGCTTCGACATGCCCACGCTGGTGAACTTCGCCAACGACCCGCGCTTCCGCACTGGGATCATGCCCGCCGGCAACTGCATGGGCACCGCCAACGAGGTCTGCCAGTTCTTCGAGATGCTGCGCGCCGGCGGCGAGCTGAACGGCGTGCGCATCTGCAGCGAGGACACCGTGCGCCGCGCCACGGCGCCGAAGACTCGCGGCGAGGTGGACCGGATGCTCATGCTCCCCATCCCGTACTCGGCGGGCTTCATGCTGGGCAGCGACCTGGTGGGCTTCTATGGGCCGAAGACGGGCAAGGCCTATGGGCACCTGGGCTTCACCAACGTGCTGGGCTGGGCCGACCCCGAGCGGGACCTCAGCGTGGCGCTCATGAACAACGGCAAGCCGCTGATCGCGCTCGAGCTGCTGGCCTGGCTGGACGTCATGCGCACCATCAGCATGCGCGTCCCGCGTGACGGCGTGGCCATCCGGGGCTGA
- a CDS encoding cytochrome P450: protein MTELKYRGVDMCAPETHDEPWEMYDYLRENDPVYWDEHNEVWYAFRYDDIVDIARDPATFCSTEGNRPNLPPDPSMIHQDGEAHTKQRGLVSKGFTPRAMREIEEHCYEIVAELIAAFKDTGEFDVVDDLAALLPMRLIGEMLGVPYEKHDTLRRWVATFVNGGMGPQYVTDEVNDAFGEFCEHHAEMVAEREESPGDGDLLRRWMQAEIDGQQLTEEQLLFEHALLLVGGAETTRSAVSGGLEMLAQSPEQWAYLRANVDDEKVIATAIEEMVRWVTPFNNMFRTATKDVELRGKTIKQGQMIAMQYPSANRDPRIFKEPYKFDVRRDPKEEKHISFGYGSHFCLGANLARLELRATLITLLKTFETISLKPGGRNEIVSSSFVRGRTHVDLLFTLAK from the coding sequence ATGACCGAGCTGAAGTACCGCGGCGTGGACATGTGTGCCCCCGAGACCCACGACGAGCCGTGGGAGATGTACGACTACCTTCGCGAGAACGACCCGGTCTACTGGGACGAGCACAACGAGGTCTGGTACGCGTTCCGCTACGACGACATCGTGGACATCGCGCGCGACCCCGCCACGTTCTGCTCCACGGAGGGCAACCGCCCGAACCTGCCGCCGGACCCGTCCATGATCCATCAGGACGGCGAGGCACACACGAAGCAGCGCGGCCTGGTGTCGAAGGGCTTCACGCCGCGAGCCATGCGCGAGATCGAAGAGCACTGCTACGAGATCGTGGCCGAGCTGATCGCCGCGTTCAAAGACACGGGCGAGTTCGACGTGGTGGACGACCTCGCGGCGCTGCTGCCCATGCGCCTCATCGGCGAGATGCTGGGCGTGCCCTACGAGAAGCACGACACGCTGCGCCGCTGGGTGGCCACGTTCGTGAACGGCGGCATGGGCCCCCAGTACGTGACCGACGAGGTGAACGACGCCTTCGGCGAGTTCTGCGAGCACCACGCCGAGATGGTGGCTGAGCGCGAAGAGAGCCCGGGCGATGGCGACCTGCTCCGCCGCTGGATGCAGGCCGAGATCGACGGGCAGCAGCTCACGGAAGAGCAGCTGCTCTTCGAGCACGCGCTCTTGCTGGTGGGTGGCGCCGAGACCACCCGCAGCGCCGTCTCGGGTGGCCTCGAGATGCTGGCGCAGAGCCCCGAGCAGTGGGCCTACCTGCGCGCCAACGTGGACGACGAGAAGGTCATCGCGACCGCCATCGAAGAGATGGTCCGCTGGGTCACCCCGTTCAACAACATGTTCCGGACGGCCACCAAGGACGTCGAGCTGCGCGGCAAGACCATCAAGCAGGGCCAGATGATCGCCATGCAGTACCCGTCGGCCAACCGCGACCCGCGTATCTTCAAGGAGCCCTACAAGTTCGACGTGCGGCGCGACCCGAAGGAGGAAAAGCACATCTCCTTCGGCTACGGCTCGCACTTCTGCTTGGGCGCCAACCTGGCGCGCCTCGAGCTGCGCGCCACGCTGATCACGCTGCTGAAGACGTTCGAGACCATCTCCCTGAAGCCCGGGGGCCGCAACGAGATCGTGAGCTCGTCGTTCGTCCGCGGGCGCACGCACGTGGACCTGCTCTTCACGCTGGCGAAGTAG
- the cofG gene encoding 7,8-didemethyl-8-hydroxy-5-deazariboflavin synthase CofG produces MKHVTSVSESTRRALSAACSSAPLSAEDAHVLAAVDAASVPAVLEAAAARRDRLFGRTLTFSPKVFLPLTNLCRNHCDYCSFRRSPGDAGEHTMSPTELRERFDEARLEGCVEALFCLGDTPETGFGAYRAQLRTWGQASTVDYLEWAGALALEYGLLPHTNAGILSREEMQRLARVNVSLGLMLENVSPRLCEKGMPHHKAPDKRPDKRLRMTREAGELRIPFTSGLLIGIGETVRERMDTLLAIRDLHREHGHIQEVIVQNFRARPMIPMASAPEPEDHEIALWVALARLVLDDDVSVQAPPNLNPASVGLLIAAGLNDFGGVSPVTPDFINMDHPWPQLEELYATCARAGHVLGPRLPIYERDLARPGFLHPELLAPVERAAARLSRVSCAADLARHVAPPPHTPGSAAERAPLDSLPGGL; encoded by the coding sequence GTGAAGCACGTGACTTCCGTCTCCGAGTCCACACGTCGGGCGCTCAGCGCGGCCTGCTCGAGTGCCCCGCTCTCGGCGGAAGACGCTCACGTGCTGGCTGCCGTCGACGCGGCGAGCGTGCCTGCGGTGCTCGAGGCGGCGGCCGCGCGGCGAGACCGGCTCTTCGGGCGGACGCTCACGTTCTCGCCCAAGGTGTTCCTGCCGCTCACCAACCTGTGCCGCAACCACTGCGACTACTGCTCCTTCCGGCGGTCGCCGGGAGACGCGGGCGAGCACACCATGTCGCCCACCGAGCTGCGCGAGCGCTTCGACGAGGCCCGCCTCGAGGGCTGCGTGGAGGCGCTCTTCTGCTTGGGGGACACGCCCGAGACCGGCTTCGGGGCCTACCGCGCCCAGCTGCGCACCTGGGGCCAGGCCAGCACCGTGGACTACCTCGAGTGGGCCGGCGCGCTGGCGCTGGAGTACGGGCTCCTGCCGCACACCAACGCCGGCATCCTGTCGCGCGAGGAGATGCAGCGGCTGGCCCGTGTGAACGTGTCGCTCGGGCTCATGCTCGAGAACGTGAGCCCGCGCCTGTGCGAGAAGGGCATGCCGCACCACAAGGCGCCCGACAAGCGGCCCGACAAGCGCTTGCGCATGACGCGCGAGGCCGGCGAGCTGCGCATCCCGTTCACGTCGGGGCTGCTCATCGGCATCGGCGAGACCGTGCGCGAGCGCATGGACACGCTGCTGGCCATCCGTGACCTGCACCGCGAGCACGGGCACATCCAAGAGGTCATCGTGCAGAACTTCCGCGCGCGGCCGATGATCCCCATGGCCAGCGCGCCCGAGCCGGAAGACCACGAGATCGCGCTGTGGGTGGCGCTGGCGCGGCTGGTGCTGGACGACGACGTCAGCGTGCAGGCGCCGCCCAACCTCAACCCGGCCAGCGTGGGGCTCTTGATCGCCGCGGGGCTCAACGACTTCGGCGGGGTGTCGCCGGTCACACCGGACTTCATCAACATGGACCACCCGTGGCCTCAGCTGGAGGAGCTGTACGCCACGTGTGCGCGCGCCGGTCACGTGCTCGGGCCGCGTTTGCCCATCTACGAGCGTGATCTCGCGCGTCCCGGTTTCTTGCACCCCGAGCTGCTGGCCCCGGTCGAGCGGGCCGCCGCGCGCCTCTCGCGCGTGAGCTGCGCCGCGGACCTCGCGCGGCACGTGGCCCCGCCTCCCCACACCCCCGGTTCCGCCGCCGAGCGGGCGCCCCTCGACTCCCTTCCTGGAGGCCTCTGA